ACACTGAATCGCGTCCAACTCGACCCCTCTGGTGATTGGCCATGGGTCTCTGTACCGAGCGGTGCCTCAGCACCACACGCTGCTGACAACTGATCAGCACCGATATAAGGAGTTCCTGTCACCGCTTCGCAGGCGCCGCGTTCGCCACCAGTCATCACTCCTCCAATCCCTGGCTGAAGGCCTGTCATCGGAGAGGAGGGCGTACCGGGACGAACGGGAGTCCGTTCGCGGATCGCTTGAACAGCAGAGTTACCGCAGTATTGGCCTGCTTGCTCGAGACCTGCATAGGGAGTTCCCGTGACTGCTTTGCAACTTCCTGGCTCGTCACCTGTGACCTTTTCGGAACGGCCGGTGCGAGTTCCGCTCACAACTTGATTCCGATTGGTGACGCTGAATCCAACCTTGGCGGCTTCTGGATCCGGCTTCGCACCACAGAACGAATTGACTTGTTCGGAACTGATGTATTGATCACCAGTCACCCGATGACAAGATCCGAATTCATTTCCAGTGACACTGGAAGAACGGCCCACCATCGTGCCGGTCACACCCGTACCTGAAAGGGTTTCAGACAGACCAACCTTGGCAGCCGGACGCCCTTCAGGAAGGGGATCAGACCCTAAATATTGATCACCAGTCAACGAGCGATTCGCACCAGCTTCATCGCCAGTCACGCTGGAAGATCGTCCCACCATCACCCCACTCACTGGGCGACCTTGCTGGGTCAGGCTATGGCCAACCTTGCGCGGAGAGGGGTTGCTTCCACCGCAATAGGCGGCGCTTTGATTCGCAGAAATATATTCGGTGCCTGTCACGCTTTTGCAGGTGCCAGGCTCATCCCCAGTCACTTTCTCCGAGCGCCCAACTTCGTTTCCTGTGACCCGATTGCCATGGCTGGTGGCAGACACACGAACCTTGGCGGGTGTGGTTGGCGTTGGAGCGCTCTGACAGAAGGTCTGAAAGACCTCCGCACCGAGATATTCAGTACCAGTAATGGAACGACAAGTGCTGGCTTCATTACCCGTCGTCTTGATGGAGCGATTGGCCTGAGTGCCTGTCACAGTCTGACCTCCAGTGGTCTCAGACTCACCCACTTTCCAGTGAGCATCAGCGGCGGCGGATTGCTTGGCTCCGTTTCGATTTGGACCAGTTGGACGCGTTACGCCAGCGCTTTGCTTGCTACGGGCTCCGGACTTCGCGCGAAGCTCACGCACCTGTTGAGCCAGCTCTCGGCTGGTGAGATCAGGATTGGCCTGACGGGCCACTGCGGCAGCACTTGTGGGTTGTTTCCCTGCTGTTTTTCCATGTTTAGACATCGCTTCACGACGAGCCAACACAAGGGAACGGCTTGGGTTGTCGATGGCACGTCGCTTTGGAGCTTTGCTCCGGCGAGAAGAATTGTTGGTTGAAAGATCAACAGTTGCCGCTTGTCGACTTAGACGCGTTGGTGTTTCAGCGGCGCTAGCGCCGCCACAACCACAGTCTTTTTTAGCGGCCGAGGGAGCTGATGTGGCTGCCGTGGTCGCTGATTTACGTGCGACCTCAGCCCGATTTCTGTCTTTGGTTGTATCTGCTGATTTCCCACGACGTGACAAGGCTTCACGGCGAGCCAGCACGAGCTCTCGACTGGGTTGACTCACAGGTTTCACCCGAGAACGATGGGCACCAGATGATGCAGATGTCAGTGATTGATTTCTTGGTCGCTCTACGGCGACGGGGGTTGCGGCCTTTGTAGGGGCTGCCGCAATTGGATCTGCATTGGTGCGCGTCTTGCGGGCATCGCCGGCCGACCGAACGCGATTCGCACCTGCCGATACAGCAACGGATGCCTTTTTGCCAGCAGTGGTGAGAGCCTTACGGCGCTCGAGTGCTAGTTCGCGACTAGAAAGTCTTGCCATGTCCGCCCGAGAGTGTCGTCGTGAGTTGAAGGGAACGAGTCCCTACAGAAAAAGTTGAGCCCTGATTCATTCAGGGCTCGAAATCGTGAGACCGAAAGATCAGCGACCTTCGAAAACCACGAAGCAGGAGCCTTGGCCCTGGGTGTAGGCGTCGTAACCAACGATGCGAACGTGATGGTCGGGGTATGCGCGATGGCAAGCCTCGAGTTCACTCACAACAACGTTGAGATCCTTCTCACCGAAGAAAGGGAGCTTCCAATAAGACCAGTAAGTGGCCATGGAATTGGAAGGATGGACGTGCTCAACGAGCGGGCTCCAACCTTGGGCAATGATGTAAGCGATCTGGTCATAGATCTCGTCCTGGGTCATCGGCGGAAGGAAGCCGAATGTCTCCAGGGTGGCGACTGTTTGGTAGTCACCCACGGTGCTCTGAAAAGGCATGGGGATCACGCTATAAAAATGTTTTGGCCGGATCTAATGCTTCCGGCCGGAGTCATCTAGAGGCTCGGGTAAAGGGTGAAAAAATCACCCCTTGCACCGATCACTGAACGTCGAGCTTGTCGACGGTGTCGAACTCAAACTTGATCTCCTTCCAGGTCTCGAGAGCGATGGCCAGCTCGGGGCTGTGCTTGCCGGCTTCCATGAGGATGTCGCGGCTTTCTTTCTCGATCTCGCGACCGGCGTTGCGTGCCTTGACGCAGGCCTCGAGGGCCACACGGTTGGCAGCAGCACCAGCTGCGGAGCCCCAGGGGTGACCGTGGGTACCACCACCGAACTGGAGAACGGAGTCGTCACCGAAGATGGCAACCAGTGCGGGCATGTGCCACACGTGGATACCTCCGGAAGCAACGGCGAACACACCAGGCATGGAACCCCAGTCCTGATCGAAGAAGTTGCCGCGGCTGCGATCTTCAGGAACGAAGGATTCGCGGAGCTGGTCGATATAGCCGAGGGTGGTCTGACGATCACCTTCCAGCTTTCCGACCACGGTGCCGGTGTGAAGCTGGTCACCACCTGACAAACGCAGACACTTGGCGAGAACGCGGAAGTGAATGCCGTGCTTGGGGTGACGGTCAATCACAGCGTGCATCGCACGGTGAATGTGCAAGAGCATGCCGTTCTTACGGCACCACTTCGACAAACCGGTGTTGGCGGTGAAGCCACCGGTGATGAAGTCATGCATGATGATCGGCATGTTGAGTTCTTTGGCGAACTCAGCGCGCTCATACATCTCTTCGGGAGTGTTCGCGGTCACGTTGAGGTAATGACCCTTGCGCTCACCGGTCTCCTGCTCGGACAGCTTGATGGCTTCCGCAACGAATTCGAAGCGGTTCTGCCAACGCTGGAAGGGCTGGGAGTTGATGTTCTCGTCGTCTTTGGTGAAGTCCAGACCGCCACGAAGGCACTCATAAACCACACGACCGTAGTTTTTGCCACTCAAGCCAAGTTTTGGCTTGATGGTGCAACCCAGAAGAGGGCGGCCGTACTTGTTCATGCGGTCGCGCTCAACGGCGATGCCGTTTGGCGGGCCGTAGCAGCTCTTGATGAAAGCAATCGGGAAGCGAATATCTTCCAGACGCAGGTGGCGCAGAGCTTTGAAGCCGAAGACGTTACCGACCAAGGAGGTCAGAACGTTGGTGATGGAACCCTCTTCGAACAGGTCGAGGGGGTAAGCGATGAAGGCATAGAAAGCCTCCTTGTCACCAGGAACGTCTTCGATGCGATAACAACGTCCTTTGTAGAAGTCGAGGTCGGTGAGGAGCTCGGACCACACAGTGGACCATGTACCAGTTGAAGATTCAGCAGCAACAGCAGCTGCCACCTCTTCTTTGGGGACACCTTCTTGGCCGGTGCACTTGAAGCAGGCCAGCAGGTCGGTGTCTAGGGGAACGTAATCGGGAGTCCAGTAAGTGTCTCTGTACTCCTTGACCCCAGCGTCGTACTTCTTGCTCATGGATTAATTCCGTTAAGTCGGTAAGGGAAATGAGAGGCGCAACCCCATCAGGGGGTTAACGGCTGATCTCAGTCCTTTTGTCCGAGGAAGTTGCCGTTGCCGAGCGCTGGCTCAACTTCGCGATGAGGGCGAGCAATGATGTGAGCCGCTACGAGGCCGTCGCCGACACGTTCGCAAGCATCTGCACCTGCACGCACAGCTGCGTTGACGGCACCAGTTTCGCCACGCACCAAAACTGTGACGTAGCCACCGCCGACGAATTCACGTCCAATCAGGCGCACTTCAGCAGCCTTGGTCATTGCATCAGCTGCTTCGATCGCTGGGACCAGGCCGCGTGTCTCGATCATGCCGAGAGCGATACCCATGGTTTCGTTAGCCATTGCCTACCGAGTAAGGGGGGTGGAATGTTCGCCGATGACATTGGTCTGCCGGAGGCCAACTCGTCAAGCTGTTTGGGGCCTTTGCAAGATCATTGTCCATACTGAACTTCATAAGCACTGCTGATCACCCTTGCCCGAACTGATCCGAAGCCCTGTGCTGGTTCGGGTGAGCACACCAACACAAGCTCTAGGCAATGGCCGCCAAACCCCATATCTTTCGCCACGAAGCAAAGTTTTCCGCGTAAGCGCAGTGGAATGTTCAAGCGCAACTGAGCTTCGTTTTCGAATCTGAGCGATATTTTTACCCTTACCCCACACAATGGGACTCTCTCGATCCCCTTCAGTGCGCACTCTGACCATTGCGAGTGGCAATCCACGCAAAGTTGCTGAAATTGAGGCAATGCTTGGGCCTCTCCCTCTGAAGGTGGTGCTTCAACCACCCGAGCTGGAGGTTGAAGAGATGGGAGCGTCCTATTTCGAAAACGCGCTCCTTAAAGCCTCTGCCGCCGCCCAGCTGACGGGAACCTGGTCTCTGGCTGACGACTCAGGGCTTGAGGTTGATGCCCTCGACGGGGCTCCTGGCCTCTATACAGCCCGTCTCGCTCCTACCGACGACGAGAAGATTGCAAAACTGCTGCAATCGATGGCGGACCAGCCCTACCGCAGTGCCCGTTTCTGCAGCACCATGGTTCTCTGCTCTCCAGATGGAGCGTCGATTGA
This portion of the Synechococcus sp. ROS8604 genome encodes:
- a CDS encoding CsoS2 family carboxysome shell protein, with amino-acid sequence MARLSSRELALERRKALTTAGKKASVAVSAGANRVRSAGDARKTRTNADPIAAAPTKAATPVAVERPRNQSLTSASSGAHRSRVKPVSQPSRELVLARREALSRRGKSADTTKDRNRAEVARKSATTAATSAPSAAKKDCGCGGASAAETPTRLSRQAATVDLSTNNSSRRSKAPKRRAIDNPSRSLVLARREAMSKHGKTAGKQPTSAAAVARQANPDLTSRELAQQVRELRAKSGARSKQSAGVTRPTGPNRNGAKQSAAADAHWKVGESETTGGQTVTGTQANRSIKTTGNEASTCRSITGTEYLGAEVFQTFCQSAPTPTTPAKVRVSATSHGNRVTGNEVGRSEKVTGDEPGTCKSVTGTEYISANQSAAYCGGSNPSPRKVGHSLTQQGRPVSGVMVGRSSSVTGDEAGANRSLTGDQYLGSDPLPEGRPAAKVGLSETLSGTGVTGTMVGRSSSVTGNEFGSCHRVTGDQYISSEQVNSFCGAKPDPEAAKVGFSVTNRNQVVSGTRTGRSEKVTGDEPGSCKAVTGTPYAGLEQAGQYCGNSAVQAIRERTPVRPGTPSSPMTGLQPGIGGVMTGGERGACEAVTGTPYIGADQLSAACGAEAPLGTETHGQSPEGSSWTRFSVVSPARAAQQQRETSKGVTGTAYEDSSRITGPFDLAGGKITGTEQFRFDNREFQERHNQLQPQRQFQPTTPEVEVATQEPASRVTGEGSSTKVTGDDWDRGEHVTGTEGVSARRRNPSRSGAMGAMPPFERKRNEQSEWPESRVTGSSGSTSKGSLITVSGGARG
- a CDS encoding ribulose bisphosphate carboxylase small subunit; its protein translation is MPFQSTVGDYQTVATLETFGFLPPMTQDEIYDQIAYIIAQGWSPLVEHVHPSNSMATYWSYWKLPFFGEKDLNVVVSELEACHRAYPDHHVRIVGYDAYTQGQGSCFVVFEGR
- a CDS encoding BMC domain-containing protein produces the protein MANETMGIALGMIETRGLVPAIEAADAMTKAAEVRLIGREFVGGGYVTVLVRGETGAVNAAVRAGADACERVGDGLVAAHIIARPHREVEPALGNGNFLGQKD
- a CDS encoding non-canonical purine NTP pyrophosphatase codes for the protein MGLSRSPSVRTLTIASGNPRKVAEIEAMLGPLPLKVVLQPPELEVEEMGASYFENALLKASAAAQLTGTWSLADDSGLEVDALDGAPGLYTARLAPTDDEKIAKLLQSMADQPYRSARFCSTMVLCSPDGASIESSEGICWGEILKSVAYPGGGLESLFWIRETRCSYGEMTAAQLSRLGSRGKAAREMAPRLRAQLGIR
- a CDS encoding form I ribulose bisphosphate carboxylase large subunit; translated protein: MSKKYDAGVKEYRDTYWTPDYVPLDTDLLACFKCTGQEGVPKEEVAAAVAAESSTGTWSTVWSELLTDLDFYKGRCYRIEDVPGDKEAFYAFIAYPLDLFEEGSITNVLTSLVGNVFGFKALRHLRLEDIRFPIAFIKSCYGPPNGIAVERDRMNKYGRPLLGCTIKPKLGLSGKNYGRVVYECLRGGLDFTKDDENINSQPFQRWQNRFEFVAEAIKLSEQETGERKGHYLNVTANTPEEMYERAEFAKELNMPIIMHDFITGGFTANTGLSKWCRKNGMLLHIHRAMHAVIDRHPKHGIHFRVLAKCLRLSGGDQLHTGTVVGKLEGDRQTTLGYIDQLRESFVPEDRSRGNFFDQDWGSMPGVFAVASGGIHVWHMPALVAIFGDDSVLQFGGGTHGHPWGSAAGAAANRVALEACVKARNAGREIEKESRDILMEAGKHSPELAIALETWKEIKFEFDTVDKLDVQ